One segment of Nitrospirota bacterium DNA contains the following:
- a CDS encoding HlyD family secretion protein: MDEEKPRGGGKRQKVAALLMFAAIAVIGIIVVVMYLQYKKTRITTDDAYIEGRVHVVASKVSGTVKKVHVSDNQLVKKGELILDIDAADFEVKVKEAASGLSTERSRLVEAETKIEAAKMQLTELGHRVGTAKAQLELQNANLRQAELDVSRAESLIKKDAISRERYEKTKTGYDISVAQVKSARDQVQQAEVAVEIQKALIRQAVSARTSQDSSIKKGEAQLTASELSVGYAKIYAPADGYITKKSVQAGNQIQPGQPLMAVVPLDDIWITANFKETQLEKVRAGQTVKISVDTYPGRIFDGKVESIMAGTGAAFSLFPPENATGNYVKVVQRIPVKIVLDKNADVEHILRVGMSVEPTILVGK; encoded by the coding sequence ATGGATGAAGAAAAGCCGCGGGGAGGCGGCAAGAGACAAAAGGTTGCTGCACTGCTTATGTTTGCCGCCATTGCGGTCATCGGCATTATTGTTGTGGTTATGTATTTGCAGTACAAGAAGACACGTATAACGACTGATGACGCATATATTGAGGGCAGAGTCCATGTTGTTGCTTCCAAAGTTTCCGGCACGGTGAAGAAGGTCCATGTATCCGACAACCAATTAGTTAAAAAGGGTGAACTCATTCTCGATATTGACGCTGCCGATTTCGAGGTAAAAGTGAAGGAGGCTGCCTCAGGACTGAGCACAGAGCGGTCCCGTCTTGTTGAGGCAGAGACAAAAATCGAGGCCGCAAAGATGCAACTTACGGAACTCGGCCATAGGGTGGGGACCGCAAAGGCCCAGCTTGAACTTCAGAATGCGAACCTGAGGCAGGCTGAACTGGACGTCAGCAGGGCAGAGAGTCTTATTAAAAAGGATGCCATATCCCGGGAGCGTTATGAGAAGACCAAAACGGGTTATGATATTTCCGTTGCCCAGGTGAAATCGGCGAGGGACCAGGTACAGCAGGCAGAGGTTGCCGTTGAAATCCAGAAAGCGCTGATAAGGCAGGCAGTGTCTGCGCGAACGTCACAGGATTCGTCAATAAAAAAGGGCGAAGCACAGCTCACGGCTTCGGAGTTAAGCGTCGGTTATGCAAAGATATATGCGCCTGCGGATGGGTATATTACGAAGAAATCGGTTCAGGCAGGCAACCAGATACAGCCGGGCCAGCCGCTCATGGCAGTAGTCCCTCTTGATGATATCTGGATTACGGCCAACTTCAAGGAAACTCAGCTTGAAAAGGTCAGGGCGGGCCAGACAGTGAAGATTTCAGTGGATACATACCCTGGAAGGATATTTGATGGAAAAGTCGAAAGTATCATGGCCGGCACGGGTGCAGCGTTTTCACTTTTCCCTCCGGAAAATGCCACCGGAAACTATGTGAAGGTGGTGCAGAGAATACCGGTAAAGATTGTTCTGGATAAGAACGCGGATGTGGAGCATATTCTCAGGGTCGGCATGTCGGTGGAGCCGACAATTCTTGTCGGGAAGTAG